One region of Pseudomonas sp. B21-040 genomic DNA includes:
- the fdnG gene encoding formate dehydrogenase-N subunit alpha, translating into MDLSRRQFFKVAGIGLAGSSLGALGMAPTPAFAEQVRHFKLTHTHETRNTCPYCSVGCGLIMYSLGDDAKNVAQNIIHIEGDADHPVNRGTLCPKGAGLLDFIHSPGRLQYPQVRKPGSSEWTRISWDEALDRVADLMKADRDANFIEKNAQGQTVNRWLTTGFLAASAASNEAGYITHKVIRSLGMLGFDNQARVUHGPTVASLAPTYGRGAMTNTWTDIANANLVLVMGGNAAEAHPCGFKWVTEAKAHNKARLIVVDPRFTRTASVADYYAPIRTGTDIAFMGGLINYLLTEDKIQHEYVRNYTDVSFIVKAGYGFEDGIFSGYDVAKRSYTDKSGWGYELGEDGFVKVDPTLQDPRCVYQLMKQHYSRYNIDLASQICGMPVDAMQKIWEEIATCSVPGKTMTILYALGWTQHSIGSQIIRSAAMVQLLLGNVGMPGGGVNALRGHSNIQGLTDLGLLSNSLPGYLTLPGDAEQDYAAYITKRTQKPLRPGQLSYWQNYSKFHVSLMKAWYGANATVENNWAYEYLPKLDIPNYDILKVFDLMGQGKVNGYFCQGFNPIAALPDKNRVMAALAKLKWLVVMDPLSTETSEFWRNVGPYNDVKSADIQTEVIRLPTTCFAEEDGSLVNSSRWLQWHWKGADGPGEAQTDIRIMAELFLRLRQRYQAKGGAYPDPILKLSWQYKIADEPTPEELAKEINGYAATDFTDATGAAIKGNAQLAAFSQLKDDGSTASGCWIFCGSWTETGNQMARRDNSDPFGMHQHQGWAWAWPANRRILYNRASADPQGKPWDPKKRLVWWNGKVWGGTDVPDYKADVPPEAGMSPFIMNPEGVARFFAVDKMNEGPFPEHYEPFETPIGINPLHPQNKKATSNPAARIFDSVWDTLGVAKDYPYAATSYRLTEHFHFWSKHCKLNAIAQPEQFVEIGEVLAKEKGIVAGDRVRVSSKRGHIEAVAVVTKRIRPLQVNNQVVHQIGIPLHWGFTGLTRHGYLTNTLVPFLGDGNTQTPESKSFLVNVEKV; encoded by the coding sequence ATGGACCTCAGCCGTCGTCAGTTCTTCAAGGTCGCCGGCATCGGCCTTGCAGGCTCTAGCCTGGGGGCGTTGGGCATGGCCCCGACGCCTGCCTTTGCCGAACAGGTGCGTCACTTCAAGCTCACCCACACTCATGAAACCCGCAACACCTGTCCGTATTGCTCGGTTGGTTGCGGGTTGATCATGTACAGCCTGGGCGATGACGCGAAGAACGTCGCACAAAATATCATCCACATCGAAGGTGACGCCGACCACCCGGTCAACCGCGGCACCCTTTGCCCCAAAGGCGCTGGCCTGCTGGATTTCATTCACAGCCCCGGTCGGCTGCAATACCCGCAGGTACGCAAGCCCGGCAGCAGCGAGTGGACGCGCATCTCCTGGGATGAAGCGCTGGATCGCGTCGCCGACCTGATGAAGGCCGACCGCGATGCCAACTTCATCGAGAAGAATGCCCAAGGCCAAACAGTGAACCGCTGGCTGACCACCGGTTTCCTCGCGGCATCGGCGGCGTCCAACGAAGCGGGCTACATCACCCACAAGGTCATTCGCAGTCTCGGCATGCTGGGGTTTGATAACCAGGCGCGTGTCTGACACGGCCCGACGGTGGCAAGTCTTGCCCCGACGTACGGCCGTGGTGCCATGACCAATACCTGGACCGATATCGCCAACGCGAATCTGGTTCTGGTGATGGGCGGCAACGCAGCAGAAGCGCACCCGTGCGGTTTCAAATGGGTGACAGAAGCCAAGGCGCACAACAAGGCGCGGCTGATCGTGGTCGACCCGCGATTTACCCGCACGGCCTCGGTGGCCGACTATTACGCGCCGATTCGCACCGGTACCGACATCGCCTTCATGGGCGGTCTGATCAATTACCTGCTGACCGAAGACAAGATCCAGCACGAGTACGTGCGCAACTACACGGACGTGTCGTTCATCGTCAAAGCCGGGTATGGCTTCGAGGACGGGATTTTCAGCGGTTACGACGTGGCCAAGCGCAGCTACACCGATAAGTCCGGCTGGGGCTACGAGCTCGGTGAGGACGGCTTCGTCAAAGTCGACCCGACCCTGCAAGACCCGCGCTGCGTCTATCAACTGATGAAGCAGCACTACAGCCGCTACAACATCGATCTGGCGAGCCAGATTTGCGGAATGCCGGTCGATGCCATGCAGAAAATCTGGGAGGAGATCGCCACGTGCTCGGTACCGGGCAAGACCATGACGATTCTTTACGCCTTGGGCTGGACCCAGCATTCGATCGGCTCGCAGATCATCCGCAGCGCGGCGATGGTGCAATTGCTGTTGGGCAACGTCGGTATGCCGGGCGGCGGCGTGAATGCCTTGCGCGGGCACTCCAACATCCAGGGCCTGACCGACCTCGGCTTGCTGTCCAACTCACTGCCGGGTTACCTGACGCTGCCGGGCGATGCCGAACAGGATTACGCGGCGTACATCACCAAACGCACGCAAAAGCCGCTGCGGCCTGGGCAATTGTCCTATTGGCAGAACTACAGCAAGTTCCACGTCAGCCTGATGAAAGCCTGGTACGGCGCCAATGCCACGGTGGAGAACAATTGGGCGTACGAGTACCTGCCGAAGCTGGACATCCCCAACTACGACATCCTTAAAGTGTTCGACTTGATGGGGCAGGGCAAGGTCAATGGCTACTTTTGCCAAGGCTTCAATCCGATTGCGGCGTTGCCCGACAAAAACCGGGTGATGGCGGCGCTGGCCAAATTGAAATGGCTGGTGGTGATGGACCCACTGTCCACCGAAACCTCGGAGTTCTGGCGCAACGTCGGGCCGTACAACGATGTGAAAAGTGCCGACATCCAGACCGAAGTGATTCGCCTGCCCACCACCTGTTTCGCCGAGGAGGACGGCTCGCTGGTCAACAGCAGCCGCTGGCTGCAATGGCACTGGAAAGGCGCGGACGGTCCGGGCGAAGCGCAAACCGACATTCGGATCATGGCCGAGCTGTTCCTGCGTCTGCGCCAGCGCTATCAGGCGAAGGGCGGCGCATATCCCGATCCGATCCTCAAGCTGTCGTGGCAGTACAAGATTGCCGACGAACCCACACCGGAAGAACTGGCCAAGGAAATCAACGGTTACGCCGCCACCGATTTCACCGATGCCACGGGCGCGGCGATCAAGGGCAATGCGCAACTGGCCGCGTTCAGCCAGCTCAAGGACGACGGCAGCACGGCGTCTGGCTGCTGGATTTTCTGTGGCAGCTGGACCGAAACCGGCAACCAGATGGCCCGGCGCGATAACAGCGATCCGTTTGGTATGCATCAGCACCAAGGCTGGGCCTGGGCCTGGCCGGCGAACCGACGGATTCTTTACAACCGTGCTTCGGCCGATCCGCAAGGCAAGCCATGGGATCCGAAAAAACGCCTGGTGTGGTGGAACGGCAAAGTCTGGGGCGGCACCGATGTGCCCGACTACAAGGCCGACGTGCCGCCGGAAGCGGGGATGAGCCCGTTCATCATGAACCCCGAAGGCGTGGCCCGGTTTTTTGCCGTCGACAAAATGAACGAAGGCCCGTTCCCAGAGCACTACGAGCCGTTCGAGACACCCATCGGCATCAACCCGCTGCACCCGCAAAACAAGAAAGCCACCAGTAACCCGGCAGCGCGGATCTTCGATTCGGTGTGGGATACCCTCGGTGTGGCCAAGGACTACCCGTACGCCGCCACCAGTTATCGCTTGACCGAGCATTTCCACTTCTGGAGCAAGCATTGCAAGCTCAACGCCATTGCCCAGCCGGAACAGTTCGTCGAAATCGGTGAAGTGCTGGCGAAGGAGAAGGGCATCGTCGCCGGTGACCGCGTGCGCGTCAGTTCCAAGCGCGGCCACATTGAAGCGGTGGCGGTGGTGACCAAGCGGATTCGTCCGTTGCAGGTCAACAATCAAGTGGTGCACCAGATCGGTATCCCGTTGCACTGGGGGTTTACTGGGCTTACGCGCCACGGTTACCTGACCAACACCCTGGTGCCGTTCCTCGGCGATGGCAACACACAGACCCCGGAATCCAAGTCATTCCTGGTCAACGTGGAGAAAGTCTAA
- a CDS encoding MalY/PatB family protein codes for MTFDFDQVFDRHNTGSTKWSRYPADVLPMWVADMDFAAPPMIIQALQKRLEHPMVGYSVAPDNLREAIVADLWNKYAWRIEPQELIFLPGVESGFNMALKALVQPQQNVVVQVPNYPPLRHAPGHWGLNKVELNFNEQADGTYTTPLDTLSQSLQGGGALLLSNPHNPLGKAFPRDELQAIADICLEQGAWIISDEIHAELCFDGRKHVPMATLSADIARRTITLMSASKAYNIAGLKTSFMIIQDRALREQVNHARCGMVDSVNPLGLEATRVAYSEAGPWLTELSAYLQSNRDYLVDAVRTRLPGITMNVPQSTYLAWLDCSALGLDNPQQFFLDQAKVGLSPGLDFGDDARQFVRLNFGCPRALLEEGIARMERSLRNHKA; via the coding sequence ATGACTTTCGATTTTGATCAGGTGTTCGACCGCCATAACACCGGTAGCACCAAATGGAGCCGCTACCCGGCCGATGTGTTGCCGATGTGGGTGGCCGACATGGATTTCGCCGCACCGCCGATGATCATCCAGGCCCTGCAAAAACGCCTGGAACACCCGATGGTCGGCTACAGCGTGGCCCCGGACAACTTGCGCGAAGCCATCGTCGCCGACCTCTGGAACAAATACGCCTGGCGCATCGAGCCGCAAGAGCTGATCTTTCTGCCGGGCGTCGAGTCGGGCTTCAACATGGCCCTCAAAGCGCTGGTCCAGCCGCAACAAAACGTCGTGGTGCAGGTTCCCAACTATCCGCCACTGCGCCACGCACCGGGCCATTGGGGCCTGAACAAGGTCGAGCTGAATTTCAATGAACAGGCCGACGGCACCTACACCACACCGCTCGACACCCTGAGCCAGTCGCTGCAAGGTGGCGGCGCGCTGCTGCTGAGCAACCCGCACAACCCGCTGGGCAAAGCCTTTCCACGGGACGAACTGCAAGCAATTGCCGACATCTGCCTGGAACAGGGCGCGTGGATCATCTCTGACGAGATTCACGCCGAGCTGTGCTTTGACGGGCGCAAGCACGTACCGATGGCGACCCTGAGCGCGGACATCGCCCGGCGCACGATCACGCTGATGTCGGCGAGCAAGGCCTACAACATTGCCGGCCTGAAAACTTCGTTCATGATCATTCAGGATCGCGCCCTGCGTGAGCAGGTCAACCACGCCCGTTGCGGCATGGTCGACAGCGTCAACCCGCTGGGCCTGGAAGCCACCCGCGTCGCGTACAGCGAAGCCGGGCCATGGCTGACGGAACTGAGCGCTTACCTGCAAAGCAACCGCGATTACCTGGTCGACGCCGTTCGCACCCGCCTGCCGGGTATCACCATGAATGTGCCGCAAAGCACCTACCTGGCGTGGCTCGACTGCTCGGCGCTGGGGTTGGACAACCCGCAGCAGTTCTTCCTGGACCAGGCCAAGGTCGGTTTGAGCCCGGGCCTGGATTTCGGCGATGACGCCCGGCAATTCGTGCGCCTGAACTTCGGCTGCCCGCGCGCGTTGCTCGAAGAAGGCATTGCGCGGATGGAGCGCAGTTTGCGTAACCACAAGGCCTAG
- a CDS encoding sodium:proton antiporter, whose amino-acid sequence MSFILWVAVLGVVLLTLALTSSYLRWMPVTTSAVCLVLGAVIGPGALGLLKLNTDDAANWMEHLTEVAVLFSLFVCGLKLRLPFKDKNWRIAVGLAAPVMVLTIAGVCLLLHYGFALSWGASVLIGSILAPTDPVLASLVQVNDARDDDPVRFGLSGEAGLNDGIAFPFVILGLLLLQHDSQPGWLGDWLLRSVLWAVPAGVLSGYWMGRGIGRLTLLLRIRNDDSTLSPNDYLALALIALAYVGAESIHAYGFLSVFAAGLGLRQEEVSTTRHDEVPAEHLVQPVVGHQNVEPQHAVHGDTEHLEDTQVAAGIMMGDMLAFGSLVERAMEVFLVTLLGVVLIAHWDWRALPIGAVLFCLIRPLCVAVIPWGPLLDWRQRLLIGWFGIRGIGSLYYLFYALNHGLGQSTATVCTDMTLSLVALSILAHGLSTQPMLERYEHRKKQIN is encoded by the coding sequence ATGAGTTTCATCCTGTGGGTCGCGGTGTTGGGCGTCGTGCTGTTGACGTTGGCACTGACCTCCTCGTACCTGCGATGGATGCCAGTGACCACGTCGGCGGTGTGCCTGGTGCTGGGCGCTGTCATTGGACCAGGCGCCTTGGGTTTGTTGAAGCTGAACACCGATGACGCAGCCAACTGGATGGAGCACCTGACGGAAGTCGCGGTGCTGTTCTCGTTGTTTGTCTGCGGGCTGAAATTACGCTTGCCGTTCAAGGATAAAAACTGGCGGATTGCGGTGGGGCTGGCGGCGCCGGTCATGGTGTTGACCATTGCCGGCGTGTGCCTGCTGTTGCATTACGGGTTTGCATTGTCTTGGGGCGCGTCGGTATTGATCGGTTCGATTCTCGCACCGACCGACCCGGTGCTGGCCAGCCTCGTGCAAGTCAACGATGCCCGGGATGACGACCCCGTACGTTTCGGTCTGTCGGGCGAAGCCGGGCTCAACGACGGGATCGCCTTCCCCTTCGTCATTCTTGGCCTGCTCTTGTTGCAACATGACAGTCAACCCGGCTGGCTGGGGGACTGGTTATTGCGAAGCGTGTTGTGGGCGGTGCCGGCCGGCGTGCTCAGCGGATACTGGATGGGGCGCGGCATTGGACGCCTGACGTTGTTGCTGCGAATCCGCAACGATGACAGCACGCTGTCCCCCAATGACTACCTGGCCCTGGCCCTGATCGCCCTGGCGTATGTCGGGGCCGAGTCGATCCATGCCTATGGGTTTTTGTCAGTGTTTGCCGCTGGCCTTGGCCTTCGTCAGGAAGAGGTCAGCACCACCCGTCATGATGAAGTGCCCGCCGAGCATCTGGTCCAGCCTGTGGTCGGTCATCAGAACGTCGAGCCGCAGCATGCCGTGCATGGCGATACCGAGCACCTCGAAGACACGCAGGTTGCGGCGGGCATCATGATGGGTGACATGCTCGCCTTCGGCAGCCTGGTGGAACGGGCCATGGAAGTGTTTCTGGTGACCCTGCTCGGTGTCGTGCTGATTGCACACTGGGACTGGCGCGCACTGCCGATCGGGGCGGTTTTGTTTTGCCTGATCCGGCCGCTGTGTGTTGCCGTCATACCATGGGGGCCGCTACTCGACTGGCGACAAAGGCTGTTGATCGGCTGGTTCGGCATACGCGGAATCGGCAGCCTGTACTACCTGTTCTACGCCTTGAACCATGGGTTAGGGCAATCAACCGCGACGGTATGCACCGACATGACGCTGTCCTTGGTAGCCCTGAGTATCCTGGCTCACGGACTCAGCACGCAACCCATGCTGGAGCGCTATGAACACCGGAAAAAACAAATAAATTGA
- a CDS encoding hemerythrin domain-containing protein — MNAIDLLKADHERVKGILSQLSESTERGIKKRAELLAKLEMEISIHTRLEEEVLYPAYKKAGGKEQDVMYYEAKEEHRTVDSLVLPDLKMTDPSTPEFAGRVKVVKELLEHHIEEEETEMFPQAKKLLGKATLEELGAQMETLKAQYKKELGDGNLAA, encoded by the coding sequence ATGAACGCCATTGATCTGTTGAAAGCTGACCATGAACGTGTAAAAGGCATCCTGAGCCAATTAAGTGAGTCCACCGAACGCGGTATTAAAAAACGCGCAGAGTTGTTGGCCAAACTGGAAATGGAAATCAGCATTCATACCCGGCTTGAGGAAGAAGTCCTGTACCCGGCTTATAAAAAGGCCGGAGGCAAGGAGCAGGACGTGATGTATTACGAAGCCAAGGAAGAACACCGCACCGTGGACTCATTGGTGCTACCGGACCTGAAAATGACCGATCCTTCCACTCCCGAGTTTGCAGGTCGAGTCAAAGTGGTCAAGGAGCTGCTGGAACACCACATCGAAGAGGAAGAAACGGAGATGTTCCCTCAAGCGAAAAAGCTGCTGGGGAAAGCGACCCTGGAAGAGTTAGGCGCGCAGATGGAAACGCTGAAGGCGCAATACAAAAAAGAACTGGGCGACGGTAACCTCGCCGCTTGA
- a CDS encoding PAS domain-containing sensor histidine kinase, translating into MSEKSSKVNSIEEMRFRLLIDAVVDYAIYMIDPDGIITSWNSGARRFKGYEEAEILGQHFSRFYTEEDRRAGLPQRALDTANREGRFEGEGWRVRKDGTHFWSHVVIDPIVDPSGKLLGYAKITRDLTDRKIAEETLKQSEQQFRLLVQSVTDYAIYMLDPEGRLTNWNPGAQRIKGYRPEEVIGQHFSMFYTPEDRAAGEPQRALAIATQEGRFENKAWRVRKDGTRFLAHVVVDPIWGETGRLLGFAKITRDITEATQAQQALEQTREALFQAQKMQAIGQLSGGIAHDFNNLLTVILGNLEIVRKRVGDDPKLTRLVDNARQGALRGVTLTQRMLAFARRQELKSESVGIPALVEGISGLLRSSLGPSVALDMQFSTELKPVMADVNQLELAVLNLVSNARDAMPDGGKIIISAKSSELCDQAALSLDNGPYVCLSVTDTGEGMDADTLASAMDPFFTTKGVGKGTGLGLSMVHGFIEQLGGRFILRSHKNIGTTAELWIPVATTTSVIKAAIEEEQSEPVARLCVLVVDDDSLVLTSTGLLLEDLGHRVISAASGAQALELFDSEQNIDLVITDMAMPHMNGAQLSQAIRLKKPEMPIVLATGYAERLEGFAVELPRLSKPFTQLNLVEVIAQAMK; encoded by the coding sequence ATGAGTGAGAAGTCGTCCAAAGTAAACTCCATCGAGGAAATGCGCTTTCGCCTGTTGATTGATGCAGTGGTGGACTATGCGATCTACATGATCGATCCGGATGGCATCATCACCAGCTGGAACTCTGGCGCCCGGCGATTCAAGGGTTATGAGGAAGCGGAAATTCTCGGCCAGCATTTTTCAAGGTTCTATACCGAAGAAGATCGACGTGCCGGTTTGCCCCAGCGGGCGCTGGACACGGCAAATCGGGAAGGGCGATTCGAAGGCGAAGGCTGGCGGGTGCGCAAGGACGGCACGCACTTCTGGTCGCACGTAGTCATCGACCCGATTGTCGACCCGAGCGGCAAACTGCTGGGGTATGCCAAGATCACCCGGGACCTGACCGACCGGAAAATCGCCGAGGAAACCCTCAAGCAAAGCGAGCAACAGTTTCGGTTGCTGGTTCAAAGCGTCACCGACTACGCCATTTATATGCTCGACCCCGAGGGACGCCTGACTAACTGGAACCCTGGCGCCCAGCGCATCAAGGGCTACCGGCCCGAAGAAGTGATCGGCCAGCACTTCTCGATGTTCTATACCCCTGAAGACCGCGCAGCCGGTGAGCCGCAGCGGGCCCTGGCGATTGCCACACAGGAGGGGCGATTCGAAAACAAGGCCTGGCGGGTGCGCAAGGACGGCACGCGGTTTCTGGCCCATGTGGTGGTCGATCCGATATGGGGCGAGACCGGCAGGTTGCTTGGTTTCGCCAAGATCACCCGTGATATCACCGAAGCCACCCAGGCACAGCAAGCCCTGGAGCAGACCCGCGAAGCGCTGTTCCAGGCGCAGAAGATGCAGGCCATCGGCCAATTGAGCGGCGGGATCGCCCACGATTTCAACAATTTGTTGACGGTCATCCTCGGCAATCTCGAAATCGTCCGCAAACGGGTAGGGGACGACCCGAAATTGACTCGTTTGGTCGACAACGCCCGGCAGGGTGCCTTGCGCGGTGTGACCCTGACTCAGCGCATGCTGGCCTTTGCCAGACGTCAGGAACTCAAGTCCGAATCCGTGGGAATACCCGCGTTGGTGGAAGGCATCAGTGGGTTGTTACGCAGTTCTCTGGGGCCTTCCGTAGCGCTCGACATGCAGTTTTCAACAGAACTCAAACCGGTCATGGCGGACGTCAACCAGCTCGAACTGGCGGTTTTGAACCTGGTCAGCAATGCCCGGGACGCCATGCCCGACGGCGGTAAAATCATCATCTCGGCCAAGTCCTCCGAGCTTTGCGACCAAGCCGCGTTATCGCTTGATAACGGTCCGTATGTCTGCTTGAGCGTGACCGATACCGGCGAAGGCATGGACGCTGACACCCTGGCTTCAGCGATGGATCCGTTTTTCACCACTAAAGGCGTCGGTAAAGGTACGGGCCTGGGGCTGTCGATGGTGCATGGCTTTATCGAACAACTGGGCGGGCGGTTCATTCTCAGGAGTCACAAGAACATCGGCACCACTGCCGAATTATGGATTCCTGTTGCTACGACCACGTCAGTAATCAAGGCCGCCATCGAAGAAGAACAATCAGAACCGGTGGCCCGGTTGTGTGTTTTGGTAGTCGACGACGACAGCCTTGTGTTGACCAGTACCGGCCTGCTGCTGGAAGACCTGGGTCACCGGGTGATCAGTGCGGCCTCAGGTGCTCAGGCGCTCGAATTGTTCGACAGTGAGCAGAACATCGACCTGGTGATTACCGACATGGCCATGCCTCATATGAATGGCGCGCAACTGTCACAGGCCATTCGGCTGAAGAAGCCGGAAATGCCGATTGTCCTCGCTACCGGATACGCCGAGCGTCTGGAGGGTTTTGCGGTCGAACTGCCGCGCTTGTCCAAACCCTTCACTCAACTCAATCTGGTGGAAGTCATTGCCCAGGCCATGAAGTGA
- a CDS encoding DJ-1/PfpI family protein, with protein sequence MILILLPTSDYDPTESSVPWQAMHRAGIDVCFATPSGLPAYADSRLVDIGFGPLNPLLMTREPDLDSYRQMIEDTAFRKPLSYADVDPSQFEGLLIPGGHAKGMRSVLESTQAQQIALHFFKADKPVAAVCHGVLLLARTVDPDTGLSVLQGHKVTALVANTMELPAWVMTAAWLGRYYRTYPQTVEAEVTAALSSPADFLRGPFLAVRDSADQPQRGFVVRDGQLLTARWPGDCHRFAAEWLRLIGTRT encoded by the coding sequence ATGATCCTGATTCTGTTGCCGACTTCTGACTACGACCCGACCGAGAGCAGCGTGCCTTGGCAAGCGATGCACAGAGCCGGGATCGATGTGTGCTTTGCCACGCCCTCAGGATTGCCTGCCTACGCCGATTCGCGGTTGGTGGATATCGGTTTTGGCCCGCTGAACCCTTTATTGATGACGCGCGAGCCTGATCTTGACAGCTACAGGCAGATGATCGAAGACACGGCCTTTCGTAAACCGCTGTCCTACGCCGATGTCGACCCAAGCCAGTTCGAGGGCCTGCTGATTCCTGGCGGCCATGCCAAGGGCATGCGCAGCGTGCTGGAATCCACTCAGGCACAACAAATTGCCCTGCACTTTTTCAAGGCCGACAAACCGGTTGCCGCGGTGTGTCACGGTGTTTTGCTGCTCGCCCGCACGGTTGATCCCGACACCGGGCTTTCAGTGTTACAAGGGCACAAGGTCACTGCACTGGTGGCCAACACCATGGAATTGCCGGCCTGGGTAATGACCGCTGCCTGGCTTGGGCGTTATTACCGAACCTACCCGCAGACTGTCGAGGCGGAAGTCACCGCCGCCCTTTCCAGCCCCGCAGATTTCCTGCGGGGCCCCTTTCTCGCCGTACGTGATTCAGCAGACCAGCCACAACGAGGCTTCGTCGTGCGCGATGGCCAGCTACTGACCGCTCGCTGGCCGGGAGACTGTCATCGCTTCGCCGCCGAATGGCTACGACTTATCGGTACACGTACTTGA
- a CDS encoding zeta toxin family protein, with protein MSVAPNYAYTPAQVTAAFNEIKTSLFSGIIAQTTPKVLIVAGLQGSGKTYLLENHLLPTQRYEQFVRLYVPEYRQKHPLYAEMIKLGVLHAYEHTETFVRELSTKIFTEAFTLKYNIIVECAFDSIDFAAFPPLATAAGYQFETHIVGCNQAFAHLSSIKRALKSLENRELERFVTVSALEAGMSNAQAIILAFETASKAVSGSQITVYERGLGGLKERVSRFQKIYSNAATDVVSPTAPTAYSTYGNIINNHIYTKRERDEMVKECHLALLKTQAHAAQVPDFVYNDLQAYIVKYVYR; from the coding sequence ATGTCAGTTGCACCGAATTACGCTTACACCCCGGCGCAGGTCACGGCTGCATTCAATGAAATCAAGACCTCGTTGTTCAGCGGGATCATCGCCCAGACCACCCCAAAGGTATTGATTGTTGCGGGGCTGCAAGGCTCCGGCAAAACCTATCTACTGGAAAACCACCTCTTACCCACCCAGCGCTACGAGCAATTCGTTCGTCTTTACGTGCCCGAATACCGACAAAAACACCCCCTGTATGCCGAGATGATCAAGCTCGGCGTCCTGCATGCCTATGAGCACACGGAAACCTTCGTTCGAGAACTCAGTACCAAGATCTTCACCGAAGCCTTCACCCTCAAATACAACATCATTGTGGAGTGCGCCTTCGACAGCATCGATTTCGCCGCATTTCCTCCGCTGGCAACCGCTGCCGGTTACCAGTTCGAGACGCACATCGTAGGTTGCAATCAAGCGTTCGCTCACCTGTCCAGTATCAAGAGAGCACTCAAGAGCCTGGAAAACAGGGAGCTCGAACGGTTTGTCACGGTGTCGGCGCTGGAAGCCGGCATGAGTAACGCACAAGCAATCATCCTGGCCTTCGAGACCGCCTCGAAAGCAGTCAGCGGCTCACAGATCACGGTGTATGAACGTGGGCTGGGCGGATTGAAAGAGCGGGTTTCGCGTTTCCAGAAAATCTATTCCAACGCCGCCACCGATGTCGTTTCTCCTACGGCCCCAACCGCTTACAGCACCTATGGCAACATCATCAACAACCACATCTACACCAAGAGAGAACGTGACGAGATGGTTAAGGAATGCCACCTGGCACTGCTCAAAACCCAGGCACACGCAGCGCAAGTGCCTGACTTTGTCTACAACGACCTGCAGGCTTACATCGTCAAGTACGTGTACCGATAA